A region from the Mycobacterium heidelbergense genome encodes:
- a CDS encoding DUF7218 family protein translates to MPNPSIKNEKLYEDLRKKGDSQEKAARISNAAAARGKSSVARKGGKSGSYQDWTVPQLKKRAKELGISGYSGLTKDKLVAKLRNH, encoded by the coding sequence ATGCCGAATCCGTCGATCAAGAACGAGAAGCTGTACGAGGACCTGCGCAAGAAGGGCGACTCCCAGGAAAAGGCCGCGCGTATTTCCAACGCCGCCGCCGCCCGGGGCAAATCGTCGGTCGCCCGCAAGGGCGGCAAGTCGGGGTCCTACCAGGACTGGACGGTTCCGCAGCTGAAGAAGCGGGCCAAAGAGCTTGGCATCTCGGGATATTCGGGCCTGACGAAGGACAAGTTGGTCGCCAAGCTGCGCAACCACTGA
- a CDS encoding acyl-CoA dehydrogenase family protein: protein MTAGLVKHWLESGRLELPLPASGRTAERWQRLTHLAEDDIVAARIAEAHVDAVATLHELGGKPPDSDQLWGVWAAESPDAVVTATKIAGGAVILSGTKVWCSGAGFCTHALVTARLDDGRRGLFAVTATDPAVKALPTTWWNVGMAGSDTRAVQFTNAHAVAVGDADDYLNRPGFWHGAIGVAACWLGGARRVAEPLYRCATSTSADAYSLAHLGAVDAALAAGDAILAASASRIDSDPFDRTDTAQLLARRVRTVVEHAADEAITRTGRALGPGPLCQDGRHAQRVADLTIYIRQSHAERDLAELGRLAGRQPLGAG, encoded by the coding sequence GTGACGGCGGGATTGGTCAAGCACTGGCTGGAGTCCGGGCGGCTCGAGTTGCCGTTGCCCGCCTCGGGACGCACCGCCGAACGCTGGCAGCGCCTGACACACCTGGCCGAGGACGACATCGTGGCGGCCCGGATCGCCGAGGCGCACGTCGACGCGGTCGCGACACTCCACGAGCTGGGCGGCAAGCCGCCCGATTCCGATCAACTGTGGGGCGTCTGGGCGGCCGAGTCCCCCGACGCGGTGGTGACCGCCACCAAGATCGCCGGCGGCGCAGTCATTCTCAGCGGCACCAAGGTGTGGTGCTCGGGGGCCGGGTTCTGCACCCATGCACTGGTGACGGCCCGGCTCGACGACGGACGGCGGGGGCTGTTCGCCGTGACGGCCACCGACCCGGCGGTCAAAGCGCTGCCGACCACGTGGTGGAACGTCGGGATGGCCGGCAGCGACACCAGGGCCGTGCAGTTCACCAACGCCCACGCCGTCGCCGTCGGGGATGCGGACGACTACCTGAATCGGCCGGGCTTCTGGCACGGTGCGATCGGCGTGGCCGCGTGCTGGCTCGGCGGGGCGCGCAGGGTCGCCGAGCCGCTCTATCGCTGCGCCACAAGCACATCGGCCGACGCATACTCGCTGGCACACCTGGGCGCCGTGGACGCCGCGCTCGCCGCCGGCGACGCGATCCTGGCCGCGTCGGCATCGCGGATCGACTCCGACCCGTTCGACCGCACCGATACCGCTCAACTGCTGGCCCGTCGGGTCCGCACGGTCGTCGAGCACGCGGCCGATGAAGCCATCACCCGGACGGGCCGCGCTCTGGGGCCGGGCCCGCTGTGCCAGGACGGCCGGCACGCGCAGCGGGTGGCCGACTTGACGATCTATATACGACAAAGCCACGCCGAGCGGGATCTCGCCGAACTCGGCCGGCTCGCCGGGCGCCAGCCATTGGGGGCCGGTTGA
- a CDS encoding PIG-L deacetylase family protein: protein MKTAPAGDCAAFEAEPLTRGGTPLPVWLAALDRQPPPALDLTGCRGLVVVAPHPDDETLGLGATIAHLVASGVDVRVVSASDGGAAGATPSDRTRLETIRRYELRRATSVLGVPPPVSLGLPDGRLTDHEDRIAESLAEILRGAAPGTRCAATWRGDGHPDHEAVGRAAAEACARTDVELLEYPVWMWHWAHPADPAVPWDRAHSVCLSGWALDRKRHAAHCFRSQLEPGAGGTAPVLPAFALQRLLAVGEVVFR, encoded by the coding sequence TTGAAAACCGCGCCGGCAGGCGACTGCGCCGCGTTCGAGGCCGAGCCGTTGACCCGCGGCGGCACGCCGCTGCCGGTGTGGCTGGCCGCGCTCGACAGGCAGCCGCCGCCGGCACTGGATCTGACCGGATGCCGCGGGCTGGTCGTCGTTGCGCCGCACCCCGACGACGAGACCCTCGGCCTGGGTGCGACGATCGCGCACCTCGTGGCGTCGGGCGTCGACGTCCGGGTGGTATCGGCCAGTGACGGCGGCGCGGCCGGCGCCACGCCGTCGGACCGGACGCGTCTGGAAACCATACGAAGATACGAACTACGGAGGGCAACAAGCGTTTTAGGGGTTCCTCCGCCCGTGTCGCTGGGCCTGCCCGACGGCCGGCTGACCGACCACGAGGACAGGATCGCCGAGTCGCTCGCCGAGATCCTCCGGGGTGCCGCACCGGGGACCCGCTGCGCCGCCACCTGGCGCGGCGACGGTCATCCCGACCACGAGGCCGTGGGACGTGCCGCGGCGGAGGCGTGCGCGCGCACCGACGTCGAGCTGCTGGAGTATCCCGTGTGGATGTGGCACTGGGCCCACCCCGCCGACCCGGCCGTGCCGTGGGACCGGGCTCACTCGGTGTGCCTGTCCGGCTGGGCGCTGGATCGCAAACGCCATGCCGCGCACTGCTTTCGCAGCCAGCTGGAGCCGGGCGCCGGCGGCACGGCACCCGTGTTGCCGGCCTTCGCGCTGCAGCGACTGCTCGCGGTGGGGGAAGTGGTATTCCGGTGA
- a CDS encoding DUF3349 domain-containing protein, which produces MRLRDGLSSIVAFLRAGYPRGVPATGYVALLALLPRRISDDEVAVVTSKFIGRGRRPIDNADVGVEITRITDEMPSLDDIGRVRHRLEARAGGHHG; this is translated from the coding sequence ATGCGCTTGCGCGATGGGCTGTCGAGCATCGTTGCGTTTCTGCGTGCCGGTTACCCGCGCGGAGTGCCCGCCACCGGTTACGTGGCGCTGTTGGCGCTGTTGCCGCGGCGGATATCCGACGACGAGGTCGCGGTCGTCACGAGCAAATTCATCGGGCGCGGGCGGCGGCCGATCGACAACGCGGACGTCGGGGTCGAGATCACCCGGATCACTGACGAAATGCCCTCATTGGACGACATCGGGCGTGTCCGGCATCGGCTCGAGGCAAGGGCCGGCGGCCACCACGGGTAA
- the mbp1 gene encoding microaggregate-binding protein 1, with the protein MGDQKSGPQEAVKGAVEGIKGKAKEVGGTIAGRDDLIKEGRAQQDKADAQRDAGKKEAEAESARAGAKAAEQRQKENQ; encoded by the coding sequence ATGGGGGATCAGAAGAGCGGACCGCAAGAGGCCGTCAAGGGTGCCGTCGAGGGCATCAAAGGCAAGGCCAAGGAGGTCGGCGGGACCATCGCCGGTCGCGACGACCTGATCAAGGAGGGCCGGGCGCAGCAGGACAAGGCCGACGCTCAGCGTGACGCCGGCAAGAAGGAGGCCGAAGCCGAGTCGGCGCGGGCGGGAGCGAAGGCCGCCGAGCAGCGTCAGAAGGAGAACCAGTAA
- a CDS encoding heme-binding protein, which yields MKISSIVARRRVAGISAGCLLGGLTVGLIGAPTAAAAPDCSPGGVNATVSSVTGAAQQYLAAHPDANQVVTAAYGQPRPEAESSLRGYFTAHPQQYSDLRGILSPIGDTERQCNVTALPPNLESAYHEFMAG from the coding sequence ATGAAAATCAGCAGTATCGTCGCGCGCCGGCGAGTGGCCGGCATCAGCGCGGGCTGTCTGCTCGGGGGATTGACCGTGGGGCTCATCGGTGCGCCAACGGCGGCCGCGGCACCCGACTGCAGCCCGGGCGGTGTGAACGCCACCGTTTCCTCGGTGACCGGCGCGGCGCAGCAGTACCTGGCCGCACATCCGGACGCCAACCAGGTGGTCACGGCCGCCTACGGGCAGCCGCGCCCGGAGGCCGAGTCCAGCCTGCGCGGCTATTTCACCGCGCATCCGCAGCAGTACAGCGACTTGCGGGGCATCCTGTCACCGATCGGCGACACCGAACGGCAGTGCAATGTCACGGCCCTTCCACCGAATCTGGAATCGGCCTACCACGAGTTCATGGCCGGCTGA
- a CDS encoding thiamine pyrophosphate-requiring protein, with protein MSKQNVGDYLLERLRAWDVRHVFAYPGDGINGLLAAWGRADNRPQFVQSRHEEMSAFEAVGYAKFAGRLGVCAATSGPGAIHLLNGLYDAKLDHVPVLAIVGQTNRSAMGGSYQQEVDLLSLYKDVASDYVQMVTVPEQLPNVLDRAIRVALTQRAPTALIIPADVQELPYSPPTHAFKMVPSSLGIESPAISPDDAAIARAAEVLNDGERVAMLVGTGARGAHRELTEVADLLGAGAAKALLGKDVLSDELPWVTGSIGLLGTRPSYELMRDCDTLLTVGSSFPYTQFLPEFGQCRAVQIDVDGRFIGMRYPYEVNVVADAKAALKALIPRLRRKEDRSWRDGIEANVARWWETMHKEAMVGAHPINPLRLFDELSPQLPDNAIVTADSGSAANWYARNLKFRGDIRGSLSGTLATMGPGVPYGIGAKFAQPQRPVVVFSGDGAMQMNGMAELITIKRYWREWDDPRLVVAILHNNDLNQVTWEMRAMAGAPKFVESQELPDVDYAGFAAGLGLNAMAVKDPEELSDAWRNALSADRPTVLDVYTDPDMPPIPPHATWEQFKSTAAAVLAGDKNRVGFVKEGLKAKAQEFLPHKNS; from the coding sequence ATGTCGAAGCAGAACGTCGGTGATTATCTGCTCGAACGGCTGCGGGCGTGGGACGTGCGGCACGTATTCGCCTATCCCGGCGACGGCATCAATGGGCTCCTCGCCGCGTGGGGCCGCGCGGACAACAGGCCCCAGTTCGTCCAGTCGCGCCACGAAGAGATGAGCGCGTTCGAAGCGGTCGGCTACGCCAAATTCGCCGGCCGCCTCGGGGTGTGCGCGGCGACGTCGGGACCCGGCGCGATCCATCTGCTCAACGGCCTCTACGACGCCAAGCTCGACCATGTGCCGGTGCTGGCCATCGTCGGCCAGACCAACCGCAGCGCCATGGGCGGGTCCTACCAGCAGGAGGTCGACCTGCTGAGCCTGTACAAGGACGTCGCCAGCGACTACGTCCAAATGGTCACGGTCCCAGAACAATTGCCCAACGTGCTCGATCGCGCCATCCGGGTGGCCCTGACGCAGCGCGCCCCGACGGCGTTGATCATCCCCGCCGACGTGCAGGAACTGCCGTATTCGCCGCCCACCCACGCGTTCAAGATGGTGCCGTCCAGCCTGGGCATCGAATCGCCGGCGATCTCCCCCGACGACGCCGCCATCGCGCGGGCGGCCGAGGTCCTCAACGACGGCGAACGGGTCGCGATGCTGGTGGGCACCGGCGCGCGCGGGGCACACCGGGAGCTGACCGAGGTCGCCGACCTGCTCGGCGCGGGAGCGGCCAAGGCGCTGCTGGGCAAGGACGTGTTGTCCGACGAATTGCCTTGGGTCACCGGGTCCATCGGCCTGCTGGGGACCCGGCCCAGCTACGAGTTGATGCGCGACTGCGACACCCTGCTCACCGTGGGATCCAGCTTCCCGTACACCCAGTTCCTGCCGGAGTTCGGGCAGTGCCGGGCCGTGCAGATCGACGTCGACGGCCGGTTCATCGGGATGCGCTATCCCTACGAGGTCAACGTGGTCGCCGACGCGAAGGCCGCGCTGAAGGCGCTGATCCCCCGGTTGCGACGCAAGGAGGACAGGTCGTGGCGCGACGGCATCGAGGCCAACGTGGCGCGCTGGTGGGAAACCATGCATAAGGAGGCGATGGTCGGCGCGCACCCGATCAACCCGCTGCGGCTGTTCGACGAGCTCTCCCCGCAGCTGCCCGACAACGCCATCGTCACGGCCGATTCCGGTTCGGCGGCCAACTGGTACGCGCGAAACCTCAAGTTTCGCGGCGATATTCGCGGCTCACTGTCGGGGACCCTGGCGACGATGGGTCCCGGCGTGCCGTACGGCATCGGCGCCAAATTCGCGCAGCCGCAACGGCCCGTCGTCGTGTTCAGCGGCGACGGCGCCATGCAGATGAACGGCATGGCCGAGCTGATCACGATCAAACGGTACTGGCGGGAATGGGACGACCCGCGCCTGGTCGTGGCGATCCTGCACAACAACGACCTCAACCAGGTCACCTGGGAGATGCGGGCCATGGCCGGGGCGCCGAAATTCGTGGAATCCCAGGAGCTTCCCGACGTCGACTACGCCGGCTTCGCGGCCGGGCTGGGCCTCAACGCGATGGCCGTCAAGGACCCGGAGGAACTGTCCGACGCCTGGCGCAACGCGTTGTCGGCCGACCGCCCCACCGTCCTGGACGTCTACACCGATCCCGACATGCCGCCCATCCCGCCGCACGCCACCTGGGAGCAGTTCAAATCC